A stretch of DNA from Coccidioides posadasii str. Silveira chromosome 4, complete sequence:
ATTGACCAAAAGGTATGAACTTTTCCCATACACGCCTGTTCCCATTCCCCTTGATTATGATGACTATTACGACATGCAAAGGCATTCCTCAAACTTAATCACCATGTGGAATCTGTCATGTTATCAAGTTTCAGCCTTGTCTGATCAAAAAATACATTTGTGCTACTTTTATGTTTCCTCTCTTGAGGCAACTCTTATACTTGATCGGCTATAGATGGGTTTGCTGACGTGGCCTCCATTGTAGGTATGCTTTTTCATTCCCACGCCGGTTTCGGCTCTACACTCTCTCATGAGGAATACTTGAACGAACGGGCGGACAGATTGCCCTCTTCTCCGGTCATCGAAGAAAGCAGACCGTACAACTCTGCGGTTGGCTGGCAGTTGAGAGGCTTGTTGAAAATTCGTCAGCTGATCATTGCATGGATTCCTTTCTCATATATGGCGATCTTTGCATCAAGAATTTTATGCTGACTAGCTACTATTTAGGTACGGTAGCATTTATTTGAAGATCCCTAAAAGCAATATCATCTTTACATGATGAACATTATTCACACTGTTTGAGCCCGGCATAATTGTTGGGGAATGAACGTATAACACTGAAAATTCTGATTTAATGAGGTATGGTTCAAAATCCCTTCTCGAGCATAGTAATCATTTGATGCTAACATGACGGCTGAAAAGCCTGAGTTTAGATGATATTGCATTTTCCTATCTTGTGTCTTGCTGATAAGCCTTGATTCTGAATGATGCACTGACCAATTTTGCGTGGTTAGGTAAGATTATATTAGTAGGTTATGCGTATGGTCTAGAATGGTATGTACTCCGGAAATACTTTCCTTTTTGCCTGGATTCCTTCCCCAATTCGTATCACTCGCCCCTGCCTGCATGATGAACTCTTAATTTCGCTGTGTTCTTACCGAGGCACACTttgaagaaacaaaatatcACCTTGGAGAACTGACACCTACTTTCTATCAAAGTTTATCGGAAATTATGTCACTTCCTTGATGTTTCTTATGCTAATGGCCATTTCTAGGACGTATAATATCTATTGACGATGCTGGAGAGTTTGTTCATCGTGGCTTTTGTTTGGATGCTGTTTGCATTATAATGTTCAGCCTATATGTACACGTATCTCTCAAGTTGAAAATGAACCATTCGTTATGTCTTGCCAACAACTAATCCACGAACAATCCTTTCTTCTTATGCCAGTCTTCAAGGCTGTCACCGTATGCTTTATAGACCGTCTTCTTGCCTTCGGGCCACCTTACCCACGCAGGCTTAGAGTCTTCCAGAATACATACCATCTCATCCGGCACTGGCAAGTCGGTATCAATTGCGGAGGCAAAAGGATGAATCAGCTCTGGCCAATGATGATCCCAGAGCCAGAGCATAGTGCTGCAATTGGAGCAAAAGCTACGTTCGCTTGAACATAGGGACTCGTTTGGCTGGCCTCGATCTTTGATGGCCCTGTACTTCCTATCCCATCCAGCCAGAAATTCGTATTAGCGCCACTTCAAACACCCCGAGGGAAGCATTGACATGTTACATACTTGATAGAGTCCCGTCCCTTCAGGATCTTTAAACTATCCGCAATACCGCCTAGATTCACGCTGCCGCTGTATCCGGCGACTTTCCGGCATATGCTGCAGGCGCATAATTGGTACGGAACCGGCGTATGGGATTGGAGGGTGAATTCCACGGCGCCGCATTGGCAGCTCCCGTCAAGTTTCCTGCCACGGGTTTGGGTGTTTATGTTAGTTGCGGCGGTAGTGGAAAAGGCCTTGGCAACTAAAGATGGATGATAGATAAGGCAAGGAAATATGGGCGGCAAAATGCGAGGGTTGACTAACATAGGCATGTTAGGGCCGGTAGTGTGGTTGCCAGAGAGGTCTTTCTCGGGTTGGATGGCGGCTATGGGCGTATGGCTTTTCTCGAGCTTCACCGGTAGGAGCGGATTGGGAATGGACTAAGCTTGAATTTCAGAAGATGTGGGACGAATTCAAGTTTATTTATGTATTTAAATGCTCTCCCACGGCAAGGTTTGTCCGCGACGTCATGAGAAATACTTGagcctgtactccgtatgtatgtatatccACCTTGTCATCGCTAGAGGGATGCAAACTATTCTGTCGCCGGATATTGACTAGTTATCATTGGATGCTAACGATGGAATCGCTACGCAAAGATGCTGGCTGAGATTTTTCAACCCGAT
This window harbors:
- a CDS encoding uncharacterized protein (EggNog:ENOG410PNV2~COG:S~BUSCO:14285at33183) encodes the protein MPMLVNPRILPPIFPCLIYHPSLVAKAFSTTAATNINTQTRGRKLDGSCQCGAVEFTLQSHTPVPYQLCACSICRKVAGYSGSVNLGGIADSLKILKGRDSIKKYRAIKDRGQPNESLCSSERSFCSNCSTMLWLWDHHWPELIHPFASAIDTDLPVPDEMVCILEDSKPAWVRWPEGKKTVYKAYGDSLEDWHKKKGLFVD